In Thermobaculum terrenum ATCC BAA-798, the DNA window CCAGGCTTTTCGGGGATAGCTTGTAGTCTTGTTATTATTTCCTCTTTACCGAGATTATTGGACATATAAGGCAAACACCCATAAGATTCTATCACAACAAGGAAAGAGCTCAGGGAATAGGACCTTATATAATTATGTTGTGTCTTTGGAGGTGTGTATAGGTGGTTTTTAGGTTCCTAAAGCGCAGGCAAGATCCACAAGAGAGAGAAGAGAAGATCGAATCGGGATTGGAGAAATCCCGAAGGGGTATCTTTAGTCAGGTAGCTGCTCTTTTTGATCGTGAAGAGATAACGGATTCGACTTGGGAAGAACTTGAAGAGCTTTTGATAGCAGCTGATGTTGGAGTGGAGACTACTTTGATGTTGCTTGATGTACTTCAAGATAGGGTTGAAGCAGAACGTATACGTAGGCCCTCCGAACTGAGAAAGGCTCTTAAGGAAGAGTTGCAGGCAATATTAGACTCTGCTCCCAATCAGCCAGTTGAAGTTAACGATGGCGAGCTGCTCGTCATGCTCATTGTTGGGGTCAACGGAGTAGGGAAGACCACTACTGTTGCTAAGCTCGCTCACAAGTTCGCTTCTGAAGGCGCAAAGGTTGTAGTGGGAGCAGCTGATACCTTTAGAGCTGCTGCTATAGATCAGTTGCAAATATGGGGCGAAAGAGCTGGGGTTCCTGTTATCGCTGGCGCTCCAAACTCGGATCCTGCAGCTGTAGTTCATGATGCTTTAGCGGCTGCAAGATCTAGGAGTGCCGATGTACTGATAGTAGATACCGCTGGGAGGCTACATACTAAATATAACTTGATGGAGGAGCTCAAGAAGATACAGCGTGTAATAGACAGGAACGGTAGCCCTGCTCAGGAGAACCTGTTGGTTCTAGATGCTACCACTGGGCAAAATGGACTTGTTCAGGCGAGGAAATTTGCCCAAGCGGTACATTTGGATGGTGTCGTGCTTGCTAAGATGGATGGCACTGCCAAAGGTGGTATAGCCTTCGCTATCGTCAACGAGATGAAAATTCCTATTAGGTATCTTACTACTGGTGAGAAACTGGGGGATATAGCGGAATTTGATTCTAAAGATTTCGTAAATGCCTTGTTAGGCTAAGGGGAGTGCTCGAGTATGTTTGAAAACCTTACCGATAGACTACAGGGTGCCTTTGATAAATTGACATCTAAGGGGAAGTTGCAGGAGAGTGATGTCGATCTCGCACTTCGAGAGGTACGCATCGCTCTCATGGAGGCGGATGTCAATCTGAAGGTCGCTAAGCAGTTCATAAATCAGATTAAGGAGAAGATCAGCGAGCAGCGTGCTCTGGAGAGCTTGACTCCTGCTCAACAAATAATCCAGGTAGTGCATCAAGAGCTCGTGAGTTTGTTGGGCAGTGACCAGTGCAAGCTGGAAACTGCCTCCACTCCCCCAACGATATACATGCTAGTTGGTCTACAAGGTAGTGGTAAGACTACCACGGCTGCAAAGCTCGCATTGTATCTTCGCAAGCAGGGTGCTCGCCCATTACTGGTTGCGGCCGATATCTACAGGCCAGCAGCCATAAAACAGCTTCAAACACTTGGTGGCTCTCTAAACATACCGGTGTATTCGGAGGGTACATCTGTACCTCCCGAAAATATCGCAACAAACGCAATCGACTTTGCTAAGCAGTCTTCTCTGACGCATGTGATTCTGGACACTGCCGGGCGTCTACATATAGACGAAGCCATGATGGCCGAGCTTGTTCGCGTACGAGATAAGGTCTCACCAACGGAGATCTTGTTGGTGGTAGATGCTATGACCGGCCAAGAGGCCGTAAAGGTCGCTGAGCAGTTTCATAACACCTTGGGCGTTACTGGCGTCATTATGACTAAGCTAGATGGTGATGCACGCGGTGGTGCTGCCCTATCGATAAGGGCAGTTACAGGGGTGCCTATTAAGATGATAGGCACTGGTGAGCGCCCGGATGCTTTCGAGCCGTTGATCCCTGATAGATTGGCCTCAAGGATATTAGGTCTTGGCGATATGCTCACACTAATTGAGCGCGCTCAGGCAGAGTTTGACGAAAGAAAGGCCAAAGAGCTTGAGCGGAAGATGCGAACTGCTACCTTTACTTTGGAAGACTTCTATGAGCAGCTCCAGACAATGAAAAGGATGGGGCCGCTATCTCAACTTCTAGAGATGCTCCCTGGAGTTGGTTCCGCTATACGCCGTCAGGATCTTCAGATAGATGATAGGGAGCTTAAAAAGGTAGAGGCTATAATCCTAAGTATGACTCCCGAAGAAAGGCAGCATCCGGAGATAATCAAGGGTAGTAGAAGACGCAGAATTGCTGCTGGCAGTGGAACAACAGTAGCCGATGTCAATGCCTTGCTAAACCAATTCAACCAAATGCAGAAGATGATGAAGCAGATTACATCAGGCAGAATTCCTAAACTGCCTGGTCTATTTGGTTAGTCTATAGGTTGGCAAATGTGATCTAGTTGGTATAATTTTGTGTTAACCTTTCTGCCCGGCATTGAAAAAGCCCGGCAAACCCATAGGAAGGAGATTTGCATGAAAGATTACGAGTTGATGGTTATCATAGATCCAACTACACCAGATGAGGAGATACCGAACGTATTAGACACCATCAAGCAGAACATCGCTGCTCATGGCGGTGAGGCAGGTGAGCCTGACGCAAGCCCCCCATGGGGTAGGAGAAGGTTAGCCTATCCCATTAGAAAGCATAACGAGGGCTTCTACGCGGTGCTGCGTTTCAGGCTAAGTCCATCGGAGTCACGGAATCTGGATCGGGATCTAAAACTCAACGACCGAATAATGAGGTTTCTCATAACTCGCACCGATAAATAAATCAAGGAAAATAGAACATGGCTAGAGATCTCAACAAGGTAATGCTAATAGGGCGTCTGGGCACGGATCCAGACCTAAGATATACCCCAAATGGGACGCCAGTTGCCACCTTCAGGCTTGCATGCAACAGAAGAAGAGCTCCCTCAGCTGAAGGAGAGCAGAGAGAAGAGACAGACTGGTTTACGGTTGTAGTCTGGAACAAGCTGGCGGAATTGATAGGTAATAATCAGCTATCTGTTACGAAGGGGTCGCGCATATATGTTGAGGGCCGTCTGCAAACCCGCTCTTGGGACGATCAGCAGACTGGTCAAAGGCGTACTGTTGTTGAGGTCGTTGCCAACGACATAATTCTTCTTGATTCCCGTAATCGACAGACTGAAAGATCCGATGAGCCCGATTTGGATACGCAGGAGGGCTTAGGAGATAGCTCAGATATAGAGATTGATGACATAAACTTCTAGACTTAGATTAAGGAGTGATATAAGGTGAGCGAAGAGCTTGAAACTCAGGTTCCTGAGACATCTGAAACCGAATCCACTACAACTGCTACAGCAACAGCTGAGTCTTCCCAGCCTGCTGCTTCTGAGGCTAGAGTAAGGCCAAGGGGTAGGTATGTACCTAGGCGGAAGGTGTGCGCGTTCTGCGCAGATCATATAGATAAGGTCGACTATAAAGATATAGCCCGGATAGGTAGATACCTGTCTGATAGAGCTAAGATAGAGGGACGCAGAAAGACTGGTACCTGTGCTAAGCACCAGAGAAGCCTTGCCGTAGCCCTTAAAAGAGCTCGCTACATGGCGCTAATGCCTTACACAGCACAGCATATACGTCCATAAATGGGATAGACTGCTAACTAACAGAGACCTGCATTTGCCAGGTCTCTGTTAGTTTTATTTGACAGTTGCTTTGGGGGATTGGATGGCGAAGCAAGTGCTCAGATCGTTCTTTGATCGTTTCTCATACAGGCGCTATTCCACTGTTAGTAGGGTTGATCGTGAATATCTTCTGCAGCGTCTAATAATTTCAGTTGTGGCGATAGCGTTACTAATTGTCGTACTTATTATCGCAGTTCCTCTGATCAAGCAGTATCTTTGGGAGCCATCTCGGACATTGGCTGTTGTGGGCAATGAACGTATTAGAAAGGCTGATTACGATCAGTACGTGAAGATGCAAGTATTAGGTATAACCGATGCACCTGAAAGTTTAGCCTCTCTCTACCAAGTTTATAAGACCGATCCCGAATCTTTCCCTCAAAGAGTCAAAGATGCTATCAATTCCTCCATGTTCTCAACGAGTGATGTTGATGCCTACACTCTTGATCAAATGATAAATAATTTAGTTCTGAACCAGACTGCTAGTAAGCTAGGTATAAATATTTCTGATCAGGAAGTACAGGCTAAGATAAGAGAAATTATGTCGGTAGTAGGTGCATCCGCAACGCCTACCTCACTACCTACCACTACAACGCCTTCAGCAACCTCAACACCTCAAGCTAAAAGCACTCCTAGGATCACACCCACGGCTGCTACCTTGCCGTCGGATTACCAGAATTTTGTGTCTTCGCTCCAGAAGTCCGCAGGTATTTCAATGGACATGTACGCATCCATGTTAGTACGCCCTGCACTTATACGTCAGAGATATCTTGAGACCAAAGTTCCTAAAAGTGCTGAACAGGTACATGTACGTCATATATTAGTCAGCACTAAGCAGCAAGCTGAAGAAGTTATTAAGGAGCTTAGACAAGGTAAGAAGTTTGAGGTTATCGCTAAGGAGAAGTCGATAGATGACCAGACCAAGTTGAAGGGCGGTGACCTGGGATGGGCTCCCAGGGGTATCTACGAGAAGTCTTTTGAGGATGCCGCTTTTGCCCTCACTAAAGTTGGTCAGATAAGCCCACCTGTTCAAACTAGCTATGGTTGGCATGTAATTCAACTGCTAGGGAGGGAAAAGGATCGTCCGCTAACCGAGACACAGAGACAGCAGTTGGGGCAGTACATGTTGCAGCAATTTATACAGGAACAGAGGCAGCAGATGCAGAAGTCCGGAGATCTAAAGGTGAATATACCACCTACCCCTACTCCCATATCGTCACCAACGCCTACTGTTACCGGGTAATCAAGGTTAGTACTTGTACCAAGATTGGGATTGGGCTTATTCTTACTATGGGTGGAACTCTTTGAAAGGAGAAGTTTTCAGATGAATCCTGGGAAATACGCTTATCTTAGTGGCAATTTTGTGCCCATAGAAGAAGCCAAGATCTCTATAATGACCCATGCTTTCAACTATGGCACAGGTTGCTTTGAAGGCATCAGGGCTTACTGGAACCCGGATCAGTCGGAGATGTATGTGTTCAGGCTTGCCGATCATTATAAGCGTCTCGAAAGGTCTGGCAAGTTGCTAATGATGGATCTTCCAGCCAGCATAGATGAGCTGTGTAATATAACTGTAGAGCTCCTTCGCCGTAACGAACACAAGGAAGACACTTACATCAGGCCTTTGCTCTATAAGTCTTCCACTGTGATTGGCGTCAGACTACACGACCTGGAGCACGACTTCGCTCTCTTCACATCACCTATGGGGCAATACGTTGAGGTCGAGGAAGCAGCGAAGGTGTGTGTCTCTTCTTGGCAGAGGGTGACGGACAATTCAGCCCCAGCAAGGGCGAAGATAACAGGTACTTATATCAACGCTGCGCTTTCCAAGACAGAGGCATCACTAGATGGCTATGATGAAGCAATTGTGCTTACTGATAGCGGTCATGTATCGGAAGGCAGCGCGGAGAACATATTCCTGGTAATGGATGGCGTGCTCGTTACACCTCCAGTGTCAGATAACATCCTTTCTGGTATAACTCGTTCTACTCTAATTACCATCGCTAAGGATATACTGGGTATCCCCACTATTGAGCGGAGCATAGATAGAACGGAGCTGTACGTAGCTGATGAAATATTTCTATGTGGAACTGGAGCTCAAGTAGTGCCTGTGGGGGAGGTTGATAGAAGAAGGATTGGTAATGGAGGCGCAGGCCCTGTGACGAGTGAACTTAAGTCTTTATACGAAAATATAGCCAGAGGGATAGATGAGCGTTACCCAGAATGGCGCACTCCAGTTTATAATCGAGCTACTGCTGATGTAGCCGATTCTCTTATGACGTCTACGTCCTGATAAGTAAGAATGAGTAACGTTAATTCTGAGGACCCTGTCAAGGGAGAGGTAAATACGACTGAATCTGGTGGGTCTAAGCGGGTTGAGGAAACTACTCAACCCGCACCATCACACCCCCGAAGTTTTTGGAATCTTGCGGGTTTATTATTGGCTACGATTGTCCTGCTATTTCCAGTTGTCTGGATAGTGGTTGTAGTTGGCAGGGCAATAGGTAGATTCCCAGGCTCTCAAATCGATTGGCTATATGCAGCCCTGCTTGTTGCGATACTGGCAGTGGTCGTATGGCTACTGTCTAGAATTTTTTCATCACGTAGAGGCTAGATCTACTTCCTGGCTCTGCCCCTTCTGCTTACCTGCCGCACCGGTTTATTTCTCTCAGGTCCTCTCAGAGACGTTGATGTAGGCACATACCTCTTACGTCTTCGCTCTGCTTCTACCTGCATTCTGTACATTTCCTGGTATTTAGTGAAGTAGAAGTATAGGCTGTAAGCTATTGTGGCGTATATAAGCAATAGCATAAAGTAAAGCCAGGCTCTTCTGTTGAAGATTACGCCTTGGTAGAAGCATCCCGCTACCAACAGCGAGGCTATACCTAGCCAGAAAAATGTCCCGCCCATTAGCCTCAGGTACTTGGATGCTAGGGGGTTGCTCTCAACATATCTCTTGCTCCAGTACCATATGCCGGCCCCCAGTAGGGTACTGACGATATATACTACTAGTACACCAAACAGCGCAGGCTCTGTAGTCAACTCTTGACCAGATAGTATTCCAAAGAGGTAATCTACCATTCAGAGCTCCTGTAAATAGTCTCATGACCTATCATATAGGAGTTTTCTCTTAATTTCCTCTATAGCATTAGTGACCTGTATACCCCTGGGGCAGGCGTCTGTGCAGTTGAAGACTGTTCTACAGCGCCATACGCCATCTACATCGTTAAGCATGGCCATCCTCTGCTCAAACCCCTTGTCTCTGCTGTCGAATATGAATCTATGCGCATTAACCAGTGCTGCTGGACCTAGAAAGTCGGGATTAGACCAGAATGGCGGACAAGCGGTAGTACATGCGGCGCAGAGTATGCACTTAGTTGTATCGTCGTAGAGCTCCCTCTCCTCAGGAGACTGTAGTCGTTCCCTCTCAGGAGGTTCTTCGTCATTTATTAGATAGGGCATTATTGCCTTGTATTTTTCAAAGAATGGTTCAAGATCTACCACTAAATCGCGAATCACCCTGAACCCAAGCAATGGCTCTATCGTCATCCTTTGAC includes these proteins:
- the ftsY gene encoding signal recognition particle-docking protein FtsY, coding for MVFRFLKRRQDPQEREEKIESGLEKSRRGIFSQVAALFDREEITDSTWEELEELLIAADVGVETTLMLLDVLQDRVEAERIRRPSELRKALKEELQAILDSAPNQPVEVNDGELLVMLIVGVNGVGKTTTVAKLAHKFASEGAKVVVGAADTFRAAAIDQLQIWGERAGVPVIAGAPNSDPAAVVHDALAAARSRSADVLIVDTAGRLHTKYNLMEELKKIQRVIDRNGSPAQENLLVLDATTGQNGLVQARKFAQAVHLDGVVLAKMDGTAKGGIAFAIVNEMKIPIRYLTTGEKLGDIAEFDSKDFVNALLG
- the ffh gene encoding signal recognition particle protein, with the translated sequence MFENLTDRLQGAFDKLTSKGKLQESDVDLALREVRIALMEADVNLKVAKQFINQIKEKISEQRALESLTPAQQIIQVVHQELVSLLGSDQCKLETASTPPTIYMLVGLQGSGKTTTAAKLALYLRKQGARPLLVAADIYRPAAIKQLQTLGGSLNIPVYSEGTSVPPENIATNAIDFAKQSSLTHVILDTAGRLHIDEAMMAELVRVRDKVSPTEILLVVDAMTGQEAVKVAEQFHNTLGVTGVIMTKLDGDARGGAALSIRAVTGVPIKMIGTGERPDAFEPLIPDRLASRILGLGDMLTLIERAQAEFDERKAKELERKMRTATFTLEDFYEQLQTMKRMGPLSQLLEMLPGVGSAIRRQDLQIDDRELKKVEAIILSMTPEERQHPEIIKGSRRRRIAAGSGTTVADVNALLNQFNQMQKMMKQITSGRIPKLPGLFG
- the rpsF gene encoding 30S ribosomal protein S6, giving the protein MKDYELMVIIDPTTPDEEIPNVLDTIKQNIAAHGGEAGEPDASPPWGRRRLAYPIRKHNEGFYAVLRFRLSPSESRNLDRDLKLNDRIMRFLITRTDK
- a CDS encoding single-stranded DNA-binding protein, giving the protein MARDLNKVMLIGRLGTDPDLRYTPNGTPVATFRLACNRRRAPSAEGEQREETDWFTVVVWNKLAELIGNNQLSVTKGSRIYVEGRLQTRSWDDQQTGQRRTVVEVVANDIILLDSRNRQTERSDEPDLDTQEGLGDSSDIEIDDINF
- the rpsR gene encoding 30S ribosomal protein S18 gives rise to the protein MSEELETQVPETSETESTTTATATAESSQPAASEARVRPRGRYVPRRKVCAFCADHIDKVDYKDIARIGRYLSDRAKIEGRRKTGTCAKHQRSLAVALKRARYMALMPYTAQHIRP
- a CDS encoding peptidylprolyl isomerase; protein product: MAKQVLRSFFDRFSYRRYSTVSRVDREYLLQRLIISVVAIALLIVVLIIAVPLIKQYLWEPSRTLAVVGNERIRKADYDQYVKMQVLGITDAPESLASLYQVYKTDPESFPQRVKDAINSSMFSTSDVDAYTLDQMINNLVLNQTASKLGINISDQEVQAKIREIMSVVGASATPTSLPTTTTPSATSTPQAKSTPRITPTAATLPSDYQNFVSSLQKSAGISMDMYASMLVRPALIRQRYLETKVPKSAEQVHVRHILVSTKQQAEEVIKELRQGKKFEVIAKEKSIDDQTKLKGGDLGWAPRGIYEKSFEDAAFALTKVGQISPPVQTSYGWHVIQLLGREKDRPLTETQRQQLGQYMLQQFIQEQRQQMQKSGDLKVNIPPTPTPISSPTPTVTG
- a CDS encoding branched-chain amino acid transaminase; amino-acid sequence: MNPGKYAYLSGNFVPIEEAKISIMTHAFNYGTGCFEGIRAYWNPDQSEMYVFRLADHYKRLERSGKLLMMDLPASIDELCNITVELLRRNEHKEDTYIRPLLYKSSTVIGVRLHDLEHDFALFTSPMGQYVEVEEAAKVCVSSWQRVTDNSAPARAKITGTYINAALSKTEASLDGYDEAIVLTDSGHVSEGSAENIFLVMDGVLVTPPVSDNILSGITRSTLITIAKDILGIPTIERSIDRTELYVADEIFLCGTGAQVVPVGEVDRRRIGNGGAGPVTSELKSLYENIARGIDERYPEWRTPVYNRATADVADSLMTSTS
- a CDS encoding succinate dehydrogenase iron-sulfur subunit, which gives rise to MLVTCKIRRYNPQTDQKPYYATYEVEAEPTDRVLDVLNHIKWYQDGTLTFRRSCAHGVCGSDAMRINGVNRLACKVLVRDIGQRMTIEPLLGFRVIRDLVVDLEPFFEKYKAIMPYLINDEEPPERERLQSPEERELYDDTTKCILCAACTTACPPFWSNPDFLGPAALVNAHRFIFDSRDKGFEQRMAMLNDVDGVWRCRTVFNCTDACPRGIQVTNAIEEIKRKLLYDRS